The DNA segment TGATCTGCTCGTAGATAACCGGGTCGAGGTCGATGACCTCCTCCCGGTAGTACACGCAGTCCAAGTCGTCCCTGGACAGCTCCATTTCCTCCGCGTGTATATCCGGTTCGGGCAGAAAGATATAGCGGAATTCGCACTGGATACGCAACCGTGCATTTTCCAGACAGCGGCAGCACTCGCCCAGGACTTCCGTCGCCAGGGAGCCTTCAACATAAACGGCCTCCCGCACCTTCCGGAGCACACAGGCGACCTGGACTTCGCCTACCGAGAATTCCACCGGCTCGCCTCCGTCCAGCAGCTCCGGCAGCCAGTCCTCCTCCTTTATTATAGAGTAGGCCTTCCCTTCCTCGGGGATCTGTCCGATGGGGATTCGCATGAGAATTACCTCAACCGGAAGAAAGGGCTGAATAAAGGACAAAACATGGGCCTTGTCAAGGAAATTCTCGGCGAAGATTTTGCTTGACAAGGCATTCCGAAGTCGTTATTCGATGCCTGACTGACTGGTCAGTCACATTTTGCCAACACACAGGATCATCCTGTAAAGTCAATGGGAAAGGAGAGAATAATGAAACCCCTGAAAGGCGTAAAGGTAATCGATTTCACCAGTTCCATCTCGGGGCCGTACTGCGGCGCCCTCCTGGCCGACTACGGCGCGGAGGTCTACAAGCTGGAGCGGCCGGGCCGGGGAGAGGACTCGCGGCTGTTCCCCCCCCAGAAGGATGGCGTTCCGCTGGGCTTCGTCAGCATCAATCGGGCCAAAAAGGGCCTGTCGATCGACCTGAACAAACCGGAGGGACAGGAGCTCTTCCGCAAGTTGGCCGCAAAAGTGGATGTTATCCTTGAGAATTACACACCCGGGACGATGAAGCGCTGGAACATCGATTACGAGACGATCAAGGCCGTCAACCCCAAAATCGTCTACTGCTCGATCTCCGGTTTCGGCCAGTTCGGCCCCCTCTCCCCCCTGCCGGGTTACGATGCGGTCATCCAGGCCATGAGCGGCATGATGATGTCCACCGGCTTCCCCGACGGCGCCCCCACGAGAACGGGTAACGCCGCCGTGGATTACCTTTCCGGGACCTTCGGGGCCCTCGGAATCGTGATGGGCGTCCTCCAGGCCCGGACGACGGGGAAAGGCATGCACGTTGATGTCGCCATGCTCGATTGCGTCCTCAACACCCAGGACGTTCCGTTCCTCAGCCCGATGAACCTGGGCAAGGAAGTCCAGCGCTTTGGCAACCGCCTCGCCTACGTCACCCCCTTCGACACCTTCAAGACGAAGGACGGCTGGCTCATGATCGCCACGGCGAACAATAACAATTTCGGCGCCCTCGCCAAGGTCATGGGACGCGAGGACCTGATGGAAGACCCGAAATTCTCCGACAACTACCAGCGCTGCGTGAACGAAGCCGACCTCCGGGAGATCATCGTTGGCTGGACGGTTCAGCATGGAACCATGGAACTGCTCGGCATGCTGATGAAAAACGGCGTGCCCTGCTCGCCGATCCAGAATGCAGGCGACATGCTGAAAAATCCGCATGCCCAGGCGCGCGGCCTGGTCGCGGAAGTGACCCACTCCAGCGGCCTTCAGGTGAAGGTCCCCGGCGTGGCCATCAAGATCGACGGCCAGATCCTCCCCGTCGAGGGGAGCTCCCCGGATGTCGGCCAGCACAACGCTGAGGTCTTCGGCGAGTTGCTGGGAATGGGAGAGGCGGAGCTGGCTCCCTTGAAAGAGAAGGGCATCATCTGATAAACGGAAGCGTCGACCATGGAATATCAACGGAAGGACCGTTTTTGATCCCGGGCCGTGCGGCCCGGCCGTCGCGGAAGAAAGATCCCGCGTTGGTACCGGACCGCCGGCCCTGCCTGTCATCAACGCACAAATCCTACCGGGAAAGAGGGAATCGCTATGACGGAGAAGGCACAGACCAAAAGGGACATCATCCTCGAAGCCGCCGTCCGGGTATTCTCTGAAAAAGGCTACCACAACAGCCGGACCCTGGACATCTCGACGGAAGCCGGGGTGGCCTACGGCTCCCTCTACCACTACTTCGCCAGCAAGGACGACATCCTCCTTTCGATCTTCCGGGAGCGGTGGCATGTCCTCCTGGATCGGATGGAGAGGATCAACCAGACCGTCAGCGAGCCGGGGGAAAAGATCCTGGCCATCATCGATTTTATCTTCCGCAGCTATCAGAACAACCCGGACATGATGAAAGTCCTCATCATGGACGTGCCCCGGCACTCTCAGTTCTATTCACCGGAGAACTGGAAAGTATACAACGCCTTCCTCAAAAACCTGGCGGACGTCTTCCGTGAGGGGCAGGAAAAGGGGATCTACTGCCAGGCCATCTCCCCCCTGGTCGCCTCGTACATCATCTATGGGGCCGTGGACATGACGATCCGCCAGTATGTCTACAACCCCGAATTCAATCACGACGAGTTTCCCGTTGAGCAGGCCAAGGAGCAGATCGTGCGCATGCTCAAGCAGGGTTTTTCCAATAGGGAGGTTTGAATGGGTCAGAACTTTTACAAGCGGGACGATCGGGACCTGCGGTTCGTCCTGCACGAACAGCTGGGCATCGAGCGGCTCCTGGAGCTGGAAGCCTACCGGGATTTCACCCGGGAAGATTTCGACATGATCCTCAACCAGGCGCAGAAGATCGCCGCCGACGTCATGGCGCCGACGTTCCAGGACGGGGACCGGGAAGGCGCCCGGTTCGAAGCGGGCCGCGTCATGGCGCCCAAGTCCTTTCACGATGTCTGGAAGGTATTCCAGGAGGGCGGCTGGTTCGCCCTCGCAACGAAGCCGGATTTCGGCGGCCAGGGGCTCCCCCTGGTCATCGCCGAGGCGGCCCAGGAATTCTTCATGAGCGCCAACTTCGCCTTCGGATGCTACGCCGGCATGGGTCCCGGTAACGGGGCCATGATCGAGAAGTACGGAACGCCGGAGCTGAAGGAGCGTTTCCTGTGGAAAATGTATGACGGGACGTGGAGCGGAGGAATGTGCCTCACCGAGCCCGCAGTAGGTTCCGACGCCCATATGGTCTCGACGAAGGCGACTCCCGACGGGGACCTGTACAAGATCCAGGGGACCAAGATCTTCATCACCTCCGGGGAACACGACCTGGTGGAAAACATCATCCACCTCGTCATTGCCCGGATCGAAGGAGCCCCGGCGGGGGCCAAGGGGGTTTCCCTCTTCGCCGTACCCAAGATCTGGGTGAACGAGGACGGCTCCCTCGGCGAGCCAAACGACGTCTCCTGCATCGGCATCGAGCACAAGATGGGCCTCAACGGCTCGGCCACCT comes from the Syntrophaceae bacterium genome and includes:
- a CDS encoding DUF177 domain-containing protein, coding for MRIPIGQIPEEGKAYSIIKEEDWLPELLDGGEPVEFSVGEVQVACVLRKVREAVYVEGSLATEVLGECCRCLENARLRIQCEFRYIFLPEPDIHAEEMELSRDDLDCVYYREEVIDLDPVIYEQIMLQVPMKMLCRDDCRGLCGSCGANLNRDACTCPPRGGDERLAVLKKLKLKNS
- a CDS encoding CoA transferase, whose product is MKPLKGVKVIDFTSSISGPYCGALLADYGAEVYKLERPGRGEDSRLFPPQKDGVPLGFVSINRAKKGLSIDLNKPEGQELFRKLAAKVDVILENYTPGTMKRWNIDYETIKAVNPKIVYCSISGFGQFGPLSPLPGYDAVIQAMSGMMMSTGFPDGAPTRTGNAAVDYLSGTFGALGIVMGVLQARTTGKGMHVDVAMLDCVLNTQDVPFLSPMNLGKEVQRFGNRLAYVTPFDTFKTKDGWLMIATANNNNFGALAKVMGREDLMEDPKFSDNYQRCVNEADLREIIVGWTVQHGTMELLGMLMKNGVPCSPIQNAGDMLKNPHAQARGLVAEVTHSSGLQVKVPGVAIKIDGQILPVEGSSPDVGQHNAEVFGELLGMGEAELAPLKEKGII
- a CDS encoding TetR/AcrR family transcriptional regulator; amino-acid sequence: MTEKAQTKRDIILEAAVRVFSEKGYHNSRTLDISTEAGVAYGSLYHYFASKDDILLSIFRERWHVLLDRMERINQTVSEPGEKILAIIDFIFRSYQNNPDMMKVLIMDVPRHSQFYSPENWKVYNAFLKNLADVFREGQEKGIYCQAISPLVASYIIYGAVDMTIRQYVYNPEFNHDEFPVEQAKEQIVRMLKQGFSNREV